The nucleotide sequence AAGGCGGCCGGCGCTGCCCTTGCCGCCAAGCGTGGCGAACAGAAAAAAAGCAGCCTGAAGGGCGCTTCGAAATCCATGTACGAATCGATGGACGAGAAGGAACTGGAAAAAATGGCGTCCGCCTCGCGGCACGGCA is from Bordetella petrii and encodes:
- a CDS encoding DUF3008 family protein; the encoded protein is MPAKSQAQQKAAGAALAAKRGEQKKSSLKGASKSMYESMDEKELEKMASASRHGKPQHKHDS